From Candidatus Zixiibacteriota bacterium, one genomic window encodes:
- a CDS encoding tetratricopeptide repeat protein, whose product MQGKVKLSRREIKEDKFATFMLTSRQRAEANWQYIVIGVVAAAILIAGLIFYMNSRSNASQEASTKLSQAVIDYQSGNRQIAVLSLTQITDQYPDHPAAEQATYLLATINFESRVYPEATRFFEQYLSKYKNNKLNRAAALAGLAAIMENQGQVAEAGAKYLEAVKEYPDGPLEPDYYLSAVRTFLEAGNTTNAQMAIDSLESKYPSAPALVKAVRMFAEKGAAKSGS is encoded by the coding sequence ATGCAGGGAAAAGTCAAACTTTCACGTCGTGAAATTAAAGAAGATAAATTCGCCACTTTTATGCTTACCTCTCGCCAGCGGGCAGAAGCGAACTGGCAATATATAGTTATCGGTGTGGTAGCAGCGGCGATTCTTATCGCGGGATTGATATTTTATATGAATAGCCGTTCGAATGCCTCGCAGGAAGCATCGACAAAACTTTCACAGGCAGTCATCGATTATCAAAGCGGCAACCGTCAGATTGCCGTGCTCTCCCTGACACAAATTACGGATCAATATCCCGACCATCCCGCGGCTGAGCAAGCGACCTACCTGCTTGCCACGATTAATTTCGAGTCCCGTGTTTATCCGGAAGCCACGCGTTTCTTTGAGCAGTATCTTTCCAAGTATAAAAATAACAAGCTTAATCGGGCCGCTGCACTTGCGGGCCTTGCTGCGATTATGGAGAACCAAGGTCAGGTTGCCGAAGCCGGCGCCAAATATTTGGAGGCAGTGAAGGAGTACCCCGATGGCCCGCTTGAGCCCGATTACTACCTCTCTGCGGTGCGCACATTTCTTGAAGCCGGTAACACTACAAACGCCCAAATGGCAATCGATAGTCTCGAATCCAAGTATCCCAGCGCTCCCGCTCTCGTCAAAGCTGTAAGAATGTTTGCCGAAAAGGGCGCTGCTAAATCGGGATCCTAA
- a CDS encoding adenine phosphoribosyltransferase, with amino-acid sequence MDDLRKFIRSVPDFPKPGINFYDVTTLFQNPQAFTAALDGMERFVSSCKPSKIVGIESRGFILGAALADRLNVGFVMARKFGKLPYKTITQEYELEYGTDKLQMHEDSIKKGDRVVIVDDLIATGGTLSATAMLVERLGGEVTGISSLVALTFFPFDKKLSAYRINYLVSFDSE; translated from the coding sequence ATGGATGATCTGAGAAAGTTTATTCGTAGTGTCCCTGATTTTCCAAAGCCGGGGATTAATTTCTATGATGTAACAACCCTATTTCAGAATCCACAGGCCTTCACTGCCGCCCTTGATGGGATGGAGCGATTTGTCTCTTCGTGCAAGCCCTCTAAAATTGTGGGGATAGAGTCACGAGGATTTATTCTTGGTGCCGCTCTGGCTGACCGTCTGAATGTTGGCTTTGTGATGGCCCGGAAGTTCGGAAAACTCCCCTACAAGACCATTACCCAGGAATATGAGCTTGAGTATGGAACCGACAAACTTCAGATGCACGAAGATTCTATCAAGAAGGGGGACAGGGTCGTGATTGTCGACGACCTGATAGCGACTGGCGGTACCCTCTCTGCGACAGCAATGCTCGTAGAACGACTTGGGGGAGAGGTTACTGGTATTTCGAGTCTCGTTGCGCTGACTTTTTTTCCGTTTGACAAGAAGCTGTCGGCCTACCGTATCAATTACCTCGTCTCTTTTGATTCAGAATAG
- a CDS encoding acylphosphatase: MTETRARGKIKVAGRVQGVGFRYFALQLAKQGAITGWIKNEPDGTVSLDAEGTKTDLDGFIDSLKTGAMSGYVRSLTVEWLPRSMNYTTFEIVR, from the coding sequence TTGACCGAAACCAGAGCCCGGGGCAAAATTAAGGTAGCCGGCAGGGTCCAAGGAGTCGGATTTCGCTATTTCGCGCTTCAACTGGCGAAGCAAGGCGCCATTACCGGTTGGATCAAAAATGAACCGGATGGAACGGTCTCTCTGGACGCCGAAGGAACAAAGACCGATCTGGACGGCTTTATCGATTCCCTGAAGACTGGCGCCATGTCGGGCTATGTCCGTTCACTCACAGTTGAGTGGCTTCCCCGTTCAATGAATTACACCACATTTGAAATAGTGAGATAA
- the surE gene encoding 5'/3'-nucleotidase SurE, giving the protein MSAKRLILITNDDGYFSDGINALFKEFSKKDEVFMVAPDQEQSASSHSLTLHRPLRMRPLDTRRFVVDGTPTDCVMLAMHVLFKKRKPDLIVSGINHGGNMGDDVTYSGTVAAAIEGAILKVPALAISMVDYEVAMPMSRAAKFVVKFSNKLDDFDLPPNVFLNINFPPDNGKAYRDYEFTKQGIRHYRDIVINKTDPRGRPYYWVAGKPKWKASKGSDFSATQNRKVSVTPVKLDFTDRETLERLKDFSESKPLSKRTKK; this is encoded by the coding sequence ATGTCTGCTAAACGTCTTATTCTCATTACCAACGATGACGGCTATTTCTCAGATGGCATAAACGCCCTTTTCAAGGAGTTCTCCAAGAAGGACGAAGTATTTATGGTCGCCCCTGATCAGGAGCAATCAGCCAGTTCGCATTCGCTGACGTTGCACCGTCCCCTTCGTATGAGGCCTCTTGATACGAGGCGGTTTGTGGTCGACGGCACACCTACTGATTGTGTGATGTTGGCGATGCATGTACTTTTCAAAAAACGGAAGCCCGATCTCATTGTTTCGGGAATAAATCATGGCGGGAATATGGGAGACGATGTCACATATTCTGGAACCGTTGCAGCGGCGATCGAGGGAGCTATTTTGAAAGTCCCCGCTCTGGCGATTTCCATGGTTGATTATGAAGTTGCGATGCCCATGTCTCGCGCCGCAAAATTTGTGGTCAAATTTTCGAACAAGCTCGACGACTTCGATCTTCCCCCTAATGTCTTTTTGAATATCAATTTCCCGCCTGACAATGGAAAAGCGTATCGCGATTATGAATTTACCAAACAGGGCATTCGGCACTATCGCGATATAGTTATTAATAAAACAGATCCACGCGGTCGTCCCTATTACTGGGTCGCCGGAAAGCCAAAATGGAAGGCAAGCAAGGGTTCTGATTTTAGCGCGACCCAAAACCGTAAAGTCTCAGTCACGCCAGTAAAGCTCGATTTTACAGATCGTGAGACCCTTGAAAGGCTCAAAGACTTCTCCGAATCAAAACCGTTGTCCAAAAGAACAAAAAAATAG